The Phalacrocorax carbo chromosome 23, bPhaCar2.1, whole genome shotgun sequence genome includes a window with the following:
- the AHCYL1 gene encoding S-adenosylhomocysteine hydrolase-like protein 1 isoform X2 gives MSVPEPAGGEEVKQAKEVEDAEKYSFMATVTKAPKKQIQFADDMQEFTKFPTKTGRRSLSRSISQSSTDSYSSAASYTDSSDDEMSPREKQQTNSKGSSNFCVKNIKQAEFGRREIEIAEQDMSALISLRKRAQGEKPLAGAKIVGCTHITAQTAVLIETLCALGAQCRWSACNIYSTQNEVAAALAEAGVAVFAWKGESEDDFWWCIDRCVNVDGWQANMILDDGGDLTHWVYKKYPNVFKKIRGIVEESVTGVHRLYQLSKAGKLCVPAMNVNDSVTKQKFDNLYCCRESILDGLKRTTDVMFGGKQVVVCGYGEVGKGCCAALKALGAIVYVTEIDPICALQACMDGFRVVKLSEVIRQVDVVITCTGNKNVVTREHLDRMKNSCIVCNMGHSNTEIDVTSLRTPELTWERVRSQVDHVIWPDGKRVVLLAEGRLLNLSCSTVPTFVLSITATTQALALIELYNAPEGRYKQDVYLLPKKMDEYVASLHLPSFDAHLTELTDDQAKYLGLNKNGPFKPNYYRY, from the exons CAAAtccagtttgcagatgacatgcAGGAGTTCACCAAGTTCCCAACCAAGACGGGCCGTCGGTCCTTGTCCCGCTCCATCTCGCAGTCTTCCACCGACAGCTACAGCTCCG CTGCCTCCTACACGGACAGCTCTGATGATGAGATGTCCCCCCGAGAGAAACAACAAACCAActccaaaggcagcagcaatTTCTGTGTGAAGAACATCAAGCAGGCAGAGTTTGGGCGCCGGGAGATTGAGATCGCTGAACAAG ACATGTCTGCTCTGATTTCACTCAGGAAACGAGCTCAAGGGGAGAAGCCTTTGGCTGGAGCTAAAATTGTGGGCTGTACCCACATTACAGCACAGACTGCG GTGCTGATCGAGACGCTGTGCGCGCTGGGAGCGCAGTGCCGCTGGTCTGCCTGTAACATCTATTCCACCCAGAACGAAGTGGCGGCTGCCTTGGCAGAAGCTG GTGTTGCCGTGTTTGCCTGGAAGGGGGAGTCGGAGGATGACTTCTGGTGGTGCATTGACCGCTGTGTTAATGTAGATGGCTGGCAGGCCAACATG ATCCTGGACGATGGCGGGGACCTGACCCACTGGGTTTATAAGAAATACCCCAACGTATTCAAGAAAATCCGAGGGATTGTGGAGGAGAGCGTGACTGGTGTGCACAG GCTGTACCAGCTCTCCAAGGCCGGCAAGCTGTGTGTCCCAGCCATGAATGTGAACGACTCTGTCACCAAACAGAAGTTCGATAACCTATATTGCTGCCGGGAATCCATCCTGGACGG CCTGAAGAGGACCACGGATGTGATGTTTGGAGGGAAGCAAGTGGTGGTTTGTGGTTATGGGGAG GTCGGCAAGGGATGCTGCGCCGCTCTGAAAGCCCTGGGAGCGATCGTCTACGTCACGGAGATCGACCCCATCTGCGCTCTCCAAGCTTG CATGGATGGATTTCGGGTGGTGAAGCTGAGTGAAGTAATCCGTCAGGTGGATGTCGTCATCACCTGCACAG GAAACAAGAATGTTGTGACCAGAGAACACCTGGATCGGATGAAGAACAGCTGCATCGTGTGCAACATGGGCCACTCCAATACCGAGATCGATGTG ACCAGCCTCCGGACCCCGGAGCTGACCTGGGAGCGGGTCCGCTCTCAAGTGGACCACGTCATCTGGCCGGACGGGAAGCGGGTGGTGTTGCTGGCTGAG GGCCGTCTTCTCAACCTGAGCTGCTCCACGGTTCCCACCTTTGTTCTCTCCATCACAGCCACCACTCAG GCTCTGGCTCTGATTGAGCTCTACAACGCTCCTGAGGGTCGTTACAAACAGGACGTGTACCTGCTGCCGAAGAAGATGG aTGAGTACGTCGCCAGCTTGCATCTGCCTTCGTTTGACGCCCACCTGACAGAACTGACGGACGATCAGGCGAAATACCTGGGACTCAACAAAAACGGGCCTTTCAAACCCAATTACTACAG ATACTGA
- the AHCYL1 gene encoding S-adenosylhomocysteine hydrolase-like protein 1 isoform X1, producing the protein MSVPEPAGGEEVKQAKEVEDAEKYSFMATVTKAPKKQIQFADDMQEFTKFPTKTGRRSLSRSISQSSTDSYSSAASYTDSSDDEMSPREKQQTNSKGSSNFCVKNIKQAEFGRREIEIAEQDMSALISLRKRAQGEKPLAGAKIVGCTHITAQTAVLIETLCALGAQCRWSACNIYSTQNEVAAALAEAGVAVFAWKGESEDDFWWCIDRCVNVDGWQANMILDDGGDLTHWVYKKYPNVFKKIRGIVEESVTGVHRLYQLSKAGKLCVPAMNVNDSVTKQKFDNLYCCRESILDGLKRTTDVMFGGKQVVVCGYGEVGKGCCAALKALGAIVYVTEIDPICALQACMDGFRVVKLSEVIRQVDVVITCTGNKNVVTREHLDRMKNSCIVCNMGHSNTEIDVTSLRTPELTWERVRSQVDHVIWPDGKRVVLLAEGRLLNLSCSTVPTFVLSITATTQALALIELYNAPEGRYKQDVYLLPKKMDEYVASLHLPSFDAHLTELTDDQAKYLGLNKNGPFKPNYYRSILMDHTHEGPDHTRQH; encoded by the exons CAAAtccagtttgcagatgacatgcAGGAGTTCACCAAGTTCCCAACCAAGACGGGCCGTCGGTCCTTGTCCCGCTCCATCTCGCAGTCTTCCACCGACAGCTACAGCTCCG CTGCCTCCTACACGGACAGCTCTGATGATGAGATGTCCCCCCGAGAGAAACAACAAACCAActccaaaggcagcagcaatTTCTGTGTGAAGAACATCAAGCAGGCAGAGTTTGGGCGCCGGGAGATTGAGATCGCTGAACAAG ACATGTCTGCTCTGATTTCACTCAGGAAACGAGCTCAAGGGGAGAAGCCTTTGGCTGGAGCTAAAATTGTGGGCTGTACCCACATTACAGCACAGACTGCG GTGCTGATCGAGACGCTGTGCGCGCTGGGAGCGCAGTGCCGCTGGTCTGCCTGTAACATCTATTCCACCCAGAACGAAGTGGCGGCTGCCTTGGCAGAAGCTG GTGTTGCCGTGTTTGCCTGGAAGGGGGAGTCGGAGGATGACTTCTGGTGGTGCATTGACCGCTGTGTTAATGTAGATGGCTGGCAGGCCAACATG ATCCTGGACGATGGCGGGGACCTGACCCACTGGGTTTATAAGAAATACCCCAACGTATTCAAGAAAATCCGAGGGATTGTGGAGGAGAGCGTGACTGGTGTGCACAG GCTGTACCAGCTCTCCAAGGCCGGCAAGCTGTGTGTCCCAGCCATGAATGTGAACGACTCTGTCACCAAACAGAAGTTCGATAACCTATATTGCTGCCGGGAATCCATCCTGGACGG CCTGAAGAGGACCACGGATGTGATGTTTGGAGGGAAGCAAGTGGTGGTTTGTGGTTATGGGGAG GTCGGCAAGGGATGCTGCGCCGCTCTGAAAGCCCTGGGAGCGATCGTCTACGTCACGGAGATCGACCCCATCTGCGCTCTCCAAGCTTG CATGGATGGATTTCGGGTGGTGAAGCTGAGTGAAGTAATCCGTCAGGTGGATGTCGTCATCACCTGCACAG GAAACAAGAATGTTGTGACCAGAGAACACCTGGATCGGATGAAGAACAGCTGCATCGTGTGCAACATGGGCCACTCCAATACCGAGATCGATGTG ACCAGCCTCCGGACCCCGGAGCTGACCTGGGAGCGGGTCCGCTCTCAAGTGGACCACGTCATCTGGCCGGACGGGAAGCGGGTGGTGTTGCTGGCTGAG GGCCGTCTTCTCAACCTGAGCTGCTCCACGGTTCCCACCTTTGTTCTCTCCATCACAGCCACCACTCAG GCTCTGGCTCTGATTGAGCTCTACAACGCTCCTGAGGGTCGTTACAAACAGGACGTGTACCTGCTGCCGAAGAAGATGG aTGAGTACGTCGCCAGCTTGCATCTGCCTTCGTTTGACGCCCACCTGACAGAACTGACGGACGATCAGGCGAAATACCTGGGACTCAACAAAAACGGGCCTTTCAAACCCAATTACTACAGGTCA ATACTGATGGACCATACCCATGAAGGACCAGACCACACAAGGCAACATtag